The DNA window TtttaatccaagaaaaatcgaataaatacgatgggaaaaaagtagaaatctgGCTGCACACTTTAACTATTTGTCCACCTACCATATTTCTTCGACCCTTTGGATCCAAAGCGAATACGCCCTCGGCTCCAACAACACGCCTCCAACAATCTCGAACAATCGCCGGGCCATGCACTGAAATGAAGTACATGTATTAAAATCCATggttttcatggaaaaaacaTCAGTTATACGTACGTACTTTAGACCAAGCGACGCTCATTGTcgctcatttttattttcacttcatctatttgctttttatttgtttatttttcacgtattctaaaattttatcAATTTGCTAACTTTATTTCCAtcgtgaattttatttttactgtgaaattttttgaaatccctGCCATTTTACGTTCAAAGACAATATAGAGCagttattaaatttattttctggattacatATGTGACATCAAAACACTGGGACCTACTACAATAAAAAAGTATGACATTaataggaaaaatttgaaacggAAGGTCCTGTTGGACAAAAATTCAACGATGGATCAGATGCGGTCGTCAATGTTGTAAAATGAAATCCATATGTGATGTTAAAATTTCCGGAAGATGaggttatgaaaaaaaaactgaacgagGGCAGTCTGTTtaaaagaagggaaagaagCACCGTTACTCGAAAAAAGGGGATTCATAGATCGGATCGAATTGGAAAACGACATCAAAAGCAAGTGGTGAGCTCctattttcaaattcttccacccccaatgtttttgttttttgcctCCAGCTAATTAGATTTTCAAAGTGAGGCAGTTTTTCATTGGCAAAACTTTAGCATGTGTTTTTTTGCGGAAGAAAACAGTTTTCTATCACCCGGAAATGAATTAATGAAGATTTCATGAATTTCTCAGCAAAATCAAATAGGAAttctataaaatataataactaCATAAATCTATATtctatagaataaaatattctataAAATTCTATAAAACTTCTATAattctacaaaataaataataataaatgtaaaatttttgagtctttttcaaataaagacATAAAAATAGTTGTCCTTAAATTTTTCACTCCCGAAATTCATTTAGTCACCGGAAAAAAAGTACTTAAATCCCTCtcaaaacgaagaaaacttCGGCAATCCACCAAGATTTGCTAAGTCCtcactaattttttctctttcctcctTCTTAATTCTTCTAATACTCTACGAGTTTCAGAAATTTGAATAAGCACAACTAacagtgaaaagaaattagaaaatttcatgTTAGAATTTAACAGGAAGGATATATCATACCATCAATTCGAGGCAATGGGACctttccccctccccccatcTCCTCACTCCCTTATAACCGTTAAGATATATTGAAAACTATACTGAAAACTAAAAGCGATACTAAGTTCATTGTAAACTAATACTACGAATATTTCGAACATTTCTCAACGAGAAAACGATATTGACGAAAAATATcacattttatggattttgaCATGAAATGACACTAAATTCAGCGTTATATGGTACCACTAATTCGAGCCCATGGGACCTGTCCCACCCCACTAAAACGGTTATTGGCGCCACAGCACTAATTCGACGATATGACAGCGGCTTAACCCGCTAGGACGATTATTGACGCCACCGCATTAATTTGACGCtatgggacccgtcccacttCATCATAACCGCAATTGGTGCCACAGCACTAATTCGACGTCATGGGATCCGTCTCACCCCATTACAACGGTGAATGGCGTCGGCGCTCTAATTAGATgccatgggacccgtcccaccccatcaTAACCGCAACTGGCGTCACCGCACTAACTGGACGCTATGGGACCGGTCCCACCTCATCATATAAAAGTTAAACGAAACAGTGctttatagaaaacagtaaaaataacAGGTAGAATGTTTTAGTGGTGAGTCGAAACTTTTTGTGTAATCTACACCACAGGAAATCCACAGTAAGCCTTACAGAACAAAAATTCCTTACCGCATACTTCTCGTTTTGCTGGAGGTTCCGTGATAACCGCTTTTATACATACACTATCCGGACAATCCACAACCGGTATCGCATTCTTcatctgaaaatttttccataGGACATGAAACGATAAAATTCCTTTGATTACGTAAAGTTTGGGAAAAGAAATACTCGTGAGccggttttctttctttttctaccgTACGAGTTCCAGGGTAATGCTgtaaattccaggaaaaaaaaacttacaggAGACTTATAATGTATGCAAACTTCTAtctatattttatcttttttctattattgacattaaaaattttgttatttttcttttctaattatttatttaatttttttatttttttatttttattatttttcgagaagaatGCGCCAAAGACACTATAAACTGTCCCGGTTCCagtttagaaaatatttatctaaattttcttccaaataaaatccccaacttctttttttacactttttaaaaagggaatttttcttctcacgtTGGTAAAAACTTTTATGATTTTATGTTTCTCTAAAACTCCACCAATTTACTAAAATAGTAGTTTCTGATTAGAGTTGACAGGCGCCTAGAATCGTCTTCGagaaattcacaaattttcatGATGAGAATGTgcagaagaaatggaaattctCATTTCCAACATAGAAAATTCACTTTAGTACTCGTTTTCTGTgcaacaaacttttttttcccggatGTCTCTACATTTTCATTCGCATTTCCTGAGAACACGGATGTCGCTCACAAAGTAAGAAGCCATCGATTTTCTGTCTTTGGGAGTTTCAGTTCCTTCGACATTAAACcaacattttacatttttgtagaaaatctgaataaagaaacttttttgagcagaaaaaaaggaattatcagcagaaaaaagaaactattagcagaaaaaaggaattaggAAACAGAGTTTTTCcactgaaaaaacaaaagtagaaTTTCTTAAAGTGATCTTCGCATGATTTCTCACGACATAGTGTTTTAAATCCTTTTCTAATAATCTTTTATAGAATGTTTTTCCACAAATTGAAattaagatatttttttcaggataatcTCCTAGAAAACGAGGGAATTTTCCGTGGGATATACTCATTACGCTGGGAAAATCAAACagccaagaaaaaactgcCACTAGTCACCTCCCGCATCAATCATCAGCCTCAacattagcaaaaaaaattgacagatGACAATCGACGGGGGATTGTCATCTGTCACTTTTGGCTGCGATTCCTTTGGAGATTTTGGGCATCggtggaagaaagaaaaaaaaaatactttgaagcggaaaaaaatccccaCCTGATCACAACTTTCATTAGCGTACCAGGGGAATTCTCTGAGGAATTGTAATCGATTTGTTTGATCATCTTTTGGCTGAAAATgagaagaggtttttttttcccttgacCTACCCTCGATAGAAAATTTCCTACCCATCTCAAGTGCAGTTGTGGTGAAGAACAACTATAGCATTTCTCTAAAAATAGCGGGAACAATTTTcgtgaattcttttttttcaatcgtaTAGcaattaaatgtttttttagagATGCTGAGGTGAAAATAGCTTGCGCTTACCGGAATTAGCGGCCGAAATGGATGTGCCGTAGAGGAATAGCAACACGAACATAAGCGATTCTGAAGAAAAGTGTCAGAGCGCGGTGAAGGCAGCGACAGCCGACAGAGGACACAACACGACAAGCGTCGTCTTAGCAGCGCCGTCACGATGTCGTCGATGTGAGTGGGAGAGAGGGACCGAGCGCTATGGTTCGGCGGCGGTGAGTCCGGAGGCGATACACGCCGTCGTCAGAGAGTATGCGAATCGTGGGGAGTGCCGCCAAATCgatgtgagtgagtgagtgagtgaatgtGAGGCTGGATGAGTTTATGTAATAAGTTGTGAGAATGTGAgcacgagaagaaaaaaaaagagaatgaagtGACGACAAGTCGTTAAAGAATGCAGTCCGGAGGCGACGACGACGTCGGCGGCAGCGACGGGACCAGACACTTTTAATGTATGCATCGCGGTGCATTCCACCAAACACTTCCCTGCTTAAATTCCACCACCGCGGATCTACCTCTGACCCCAGGCGGCAGAACCAGGAGCTCTCTTCATAGAGGAAAatcacacacgcacacatgaGTTATGGATTTCCTCCTGGAATGATAGTTTTTCCAAAGGATGTACATGTATTATTGCTCGTTAGGAACAGATGTGATCATTTTTCTCCTCGTgtca is part of the Necator americanus strain Aroian chromosome V, whole genome shotgun sequence genome and encodes:
- a CDS encoding hypothetical protein (NECATOR_CHRV.G20920.T2); protein product: MKNAIPVVDCPDSVCIKAVITEPPAKREVCVHGPAIVRDCWRRVVGAEGVFALDPKGRRNMVKLSEDDNADRILGVIYTCQGFLCNSSIQERLLPLSFFTIYLLL